The Eublepharis macularius isolate TG4126 chromosome 7, MPM_Emac_v1.0, whole genome shotgun sequence sequence TTCCTGGATTGGGttggaaaaaaaattgtataACTGTACATAAACGTGTGACATTCTTGCTCCACCTGTACTTAGGATGACCGTTATAAAATGCTCTCCATTATGTATTTAGTCTGTTAGTAGTTATAGTAGGTAAACACCTATTTACTGCTAACAGTGTGCAAGTATCTGTCGAGAATACAGAAGTGATACAATCCTGAGGAATAAAGCTCTACTTTAGTTGGACAGGCAAGAAACAAGTGGTGGAGTAGGGTGTTAGGTTACATAACATTGTCTCACGTTGCATATATTTCATCTGTCATTTTACCATGATTTCAATGTATCTTTATAATGATGGAATAAATTGTCCTGCATTTAGAGTGTGATGCACACATTAACTTTGCAGGTTTTAAGTGCATTGCTGTATTTTCTAATTCAGGGTTCCCCGGTGTGGTGCTTCTGAATGCCATGTCAGCCGCCAGTACTTCTGATACttgccaagcttttcagaaagtgagcaaggccattgtaaggcagggcttaTTATTGGCTACTCTCATTCAAATTAAATGGTTTTCTGCTGCAGTAGCAACTACGGCCAGTATAAGATCAGAAGGACTGGTAAGGTCCTGGGCTTTCCTTAATCATTGTGTGGTTCTATTCTCCCTTCAGGCATTCCTTCGTTTTGTTCCCTCTTCTGTTTCTCCCTCCTCCTGGGCTTTGCTTTTATTCATTATTCCGCTTCTGTTATTCTTTTGCATAGTTAGGAGGGAGGTATTGTGTttggctccacttcctgtggcagccattttgactgTATCTTCTGCGATAGCCATTTTAGGGtcaacaccccttctcaaaattccaaaggtacctGCAAGCTCtaaaaggttggggaccgctgTTCTGATTTTAACTTACTCGGGTTctttagatgcagagaagttagccgtgttagtctgtggtagcaaaatcaaaaagagtccagtagcacctttaagactaaccaattttattttagcataagctttcgagaatcaagttctcttcgtcagatgcctgatacagagtctctgtattaggcatctgacgaagagaacttgattctcgaaagcttatgctaaaataaaattggttagtcttaaaggtgctactggactctttcggGTTCTTTAGATTGGTTTAgattttgactttttttttttacctttttttttaaattaattttttcacTTAGGACCTGCAGAATTTGAATGCCAGAAAAGTCTGTGTGATGACAGATAAGAACCTTTGTCAGCTCCCTCCTATGAAAGCAGTCTTGGATTCTCTGACAAAAAATAGTATAACCTTCCAGGTATATGACAATGTAAGAGTGGAACCCACAGACCAGAGGTACTTGTGCTCTCTCAAGCATTTGTTTCAAACATTCCTTGCCAAGTAGATCTCCATTTACACTATCACTGTTTCTGATGAGTTAGTAATGTTTACCCAGGCCAGAAGTCAAACAgtcttacccagggctttttttctggaaaaaaggtggtggaactcagtgggttgccctcagagaaaatggtcacatggctggtggccccgccccctgatctccagacagaggggagttgagattgccctccgcgctgtggagggcaatctcaactcccctgtctggagatgaggggacggggccaccagccatgtgaccattttcaagtggttccggaactcctttcccccgtgttccccctgaaaaaaagccctggtcttacctACTTTTTTGTTTCAGTAGTAATTTTACTACACTGACATTTTAAGGTTGCATTGATTTTGTAAGCTTTCTAGCACAAGTTCAAAACAGTTGATGTCTGGCAGAAGAAGGAGACCATCACTTCCTTtctacagtgccatcttaaggaAAGTTataccattgacttcagtggatttcaaAGGGTTTAATTTTGAATAAGATTGCACTTTGAGTCCGTCAACAACACACAAAGTTGGATCTAGTGGCTCCCTTCCCACAGTGAGAAGTGTTCTTCcaatggaaggaaagaaagaagtcgTTGAATCCAAGCCAGTTTCTTGACTTTTTAACTATACTATTCATCCATAAATACTTCGTGGCTTTTCTACAACTGTGCAGTCTATTGATGTATTATTGTTGTTGACTTATTTGTCTGTCTTCCAAAAGCATGGTAGAAACAAGATTGTCATTTAGCAACCAGAAATAAATTTAGATTGGCAGAGAGTATAAAGCTAAAGAAAAATAGAATCTGATCATTCCTACAAGTTTTATTCTGATTAGATATTATATTGATTAGATATTTTGTCTCCTAGTAAAGTCAGTTCTACATATGATTCTGTCACGTGAATATTTCATGTATGGTTTCTCTGCAAACTGTGTCTTCTATATTTCCGATGACTGGATCCAGAATGCACAGTTTGTAGGGAAGTAAGAAGTATGTGTTAATTTTTATACTTACTAGCTGCAATGTGCTTGGCTGAGAAAGCTTTCTCCCTCAACTTTCTTGAATAGTAAGTTCCCATGGCCTCACCATTAAAGGTTGCTCTttaaaaggatttatttattaaatttgttagctgcttttcAAACATTTCAAAGCAGTGTACAACAGAGAAAATTTGACAATCATAAAATGTCTGAAATGGTGTTTAAACCACAGTAATTAACTAAAAGATGAGCTTAGTATTCAGCTGAGAGTGAAAGTATAAAATAAACAGGATATAAAAACTCAGTTAAAAGTCATGGAACACAGAAAAGTTTTCATCCCTTAGCAGTATGGCTGTAGTGACGGGGGCCAAAGAATTCCAGAGCTCTGGGGCAACTACAGAAAAGGCTCAGCTACAGGTGAAAACCAGCTGTAATGGCCAGTGtatatgttgggggggggcaggatttagACCACTATCCATAGACAAGCAGAACAAATCTGTGTatacagttttctttttttcagcTAAAGAAAGGGCTACgtatgtcaggtcttgccaggtacttcccaaaacacttcactgcatcacgggAGTGAATGAAttaaagttggttttattaaagaataccagtatcaagatgctatgaCAGGAGCATTGGCTGAAGTTACTCAAAGTATCAAAGCAAGGTTGATTATAGGTCAACcaatcccaccccccgcccccagtgggaaagaaagtctgttaggattttggcgcgctgagcctggaaagaggagaggagggaaaggatgagctctgctcagtctcttaggagtttGGTACAGTCTCTGCagaaacttcaaggccacattctcaggcctgccaggaaattttaaccaaaacacctgcaagataagcagctagcaaccatttagcaaaacaggtttccttctgcatgttctcagaggtacacttcacactgcagcaagaaatccataacacatgacagatatgctggaggtgtatctgacaaTATATAGACCCAAGAGTTGGTGAATATTTCCTGATTATAGGTAGCTGTGTCATCTGTTTTCACTGGTATCACGGTTTAAGAATCACCAATGCAAGTGACTCCCAAGTGTACCAATAATGTCTGAACTGCTAGCCCtgtattttctcttttaatttttgaGTATGTTATGACATGCTGTGAGTTGTTGGGTAAAGCAGGATAAAGCTTCAAATAAATCagatgattttctttctttccaagttTCATGGATGCCATCGAGTTTTGTAAAAAGGAGGAGTTTGATTCATATGTCGCTGTAGGCGGAGGCTCTGTAATAGACACTTGTAAATGTGCTGACCTCTATGCATCCAGCCCAGAGTCTGAATTCTTAGATTATGTTAATGCTCCTATTGGAAAAGGAAAGCCTGTTAAAGTCACTCTCAAGCCACTGATTGCAGGTAAAgaagtacattttaaaattttgattatAAAATGGTAACATTTGTGTGGTATTTTTGGATTTTCAAATGCCATGTCATAGGCAGGTTTATACCTTTAACTTGCGTGGATGGGAGATTGGCTGGGAACTGTTTACATGGTACTTTGAGCTATTTGGAGGAAGAGTGAGCCGTTAGTGGGTTTAATACTGAAACAGCTTCATAGAAATTGCTCTCAGACACAAAGATTACGGGTTGGATCTCACACATCTGTTCCACTAGTAGAGATGCTTTCCCTCAGTTCAAGAAGCTTTCCCCTGATAGATGAGGCTATTATAGCTATAATGCAACAGAACCGTCATTCCTGGGTCTTTTACATCAGGGTATGACTTCTTGTACTGaagaaagtttggtgtagtggttaagagcgcgggactctaatctggagagccgggtttaattccccactcctccacttgaagccagctgggtgaccttgggctagtcacagctctctggagctctctcagccccacccaccccacagggtgttttgttgtggggataataatgacatactttgtaaaccactctgagtggacattaaattgtcctgaagggccgtgtataaatcgaatgttattaaatcGAATGTTAAAGCACCATCTCTAGTGGAACAGATTCATGGCATCCGACCAGTGGAGAGTCCATTAAGTCCAAGCATGTGGTGTTTAAGTTAAGGTTGATTTATGCTACTATGTTATAACCATCCATCCTTTTTCAAAGTTCCTACAACAGCTGGAACTGGAAGTGAAACCACTGGAGTTGCTATTTTTGATTACAAAGAACTACAAGTGAAAACTGGTAAGGCTTTTACATTGTACcttggttcttttttttaaaatgctgtggcaTAATATTTTTTCAGATGTCCAGTTCTTCCATTTTACTATATTCAGTAATAGATCTCTTGAGAAGGAAGGTCTCCCAGGAAGGGTTCTCAAATGTGTTATAATAAATACATATGTGATAGAGGAATGAGGACTTGTGAAGAAGGGGAAATCCCACCCATcctcttccctgcttcctttcctGTTTCTCTATGTATTGTCACTTTTTCCTCCTCCATATTCTTGAAcaatccttattttttttttaaaaaaaagttttctctCAGTTGAAAGATatcagaagaaaaaaaagcagaaactgAGTTATGGAAAACTGTGTATACCCTAGTCTTTTGTGTTTAGGAAAAACTCAGGGCTTTATCACACATGGCTCATTTGCTACGTGGATTCCACTCCCTTGCAGGAAATCTTATGCACCACATGTGTACCTTATAATATCCAATATGAATATGTACATATCTGTGTTGCTCTATGTACATGCTGCAAGAGCATGCCACCAGTTGGCGCTTCCCAATTTTCAACAAGTTGCCACCACAGTTTTGCATAGTGAAATTCAGAATGAATTTGAAGGTTTCTCCTTAGGCAGAAAATACGAGGAATTTCAAGGAAggcaaaggacagggggaacagtcccaaactccaaagcaaaggcacactaaggacacgccaaaagaccgctgctgcagtccaaagctttattcataaatgccgagggtcaaaatcaaaaggatgggggagcgcccactctctccggctgctcccggcaggagattggcaacgggtttgcctggctaaattgtcccgtttcgcaaggctcacagtttcatcaaaagccacaaatgaaTTCTTAGTGTAAAGTGTATTCCTTTACTACAAAgtaacctgctggacaagagtcaagtttcttcttagttttagttcaaCAATAttgttgccaatctcctgccgggagcagccggagagagtgggcgctcccccatccttttgattttgaccctcggcatttatgaataaagctttggattgcagcagcggtcttttggcgtgtccttagtgtgcctttgctttgGAATTTCAAGGAAGaccaaaatattttaataaggcCAGTGAAATTTCTAAGAGGGATGTCACATGCAATTCAGACTAGCTTGGAGGTTCTTCCTTGGGCAAGGTATCTGAAGAACTCTAAGGGAAGCCAAAAGAGTTTTAATAAGACCCGGCCCTTAGGAGAATATTTTATAAAATTAGATAATCCTTACGAGTATCATATACATACCATctattctcctttatttttagcaGCAGTAATTTGAAGCTTCATTGCATTGCAGCTCAACATTTACTAAGCACTTTTTATATTGTTGCAAATTCCTATCAGAGCCCTTATTTCTAATTGCACATTTATGTAATGTCCATGTTTAGGCATAGCTTCTAGAGCCATTAAGCCCTCTTTGGGCCTTGTTGATCCTTCACATACACTCCATATGCCTGAGCGAGTGATGGCCAACAGTGGCTTTGATGTACTTTGGTAAGTATCTTTGATGTATATTGGAgccttttaatatttttaaataccTTGAATGTATATGTTGATGAGGGCTTTGTCATTCTCAAAATGGTTTAATGCAATCTAGCTTATCATTTGAGTTTTCAGTTGATCCACTAATTGTGTATTCCTAGTTTGTTTATACTAGTTTTATACTTCTTGTCCTTTGAACATATCCACACTACAAACTTAAAGCAGTTTGACAGTCATTCCCTCTTCCAAGGAAACCTAGGGGCCATGGAGATAAACAGAGAATTCTCAACAGCCGTATCTAAAATTCTCAGGAGGAGTTATTGTAAGTAATCACAGTTGTATACGATGAAACTTGTTTGTACCATGGATATGCTCTCCAAAAGTTTTTCTATAGGCTGTTCCTATAACATCTCACATCACAAAGTTGGCCCAACAAAAGCATGGCATAAGAGCAAAGGCTCTTCTCTAACTTACTTGGAATAGAGGAGTTGGTGGTGACCAGATATAATGGCTGAATTTGTAGATTCCTGCTTATCCGAAAAACACATTTGTCCACTTTCCTTTGAGACAATCCTCAAAGCATGCTAAAAAAACTACATTTAGGTGAAGTAGTAGAAGGAAAAACTATTGCAGCTTTTGGCAGCAAAGTCTCAAGGTGGATGAGTAGATCACGGGTCTCCTTCCATCTTGGCCAGCAGCatctggaaaattcttggagaagtAATGTTATAGTTTATCCTAGAGATGGCCCATTCTCTCTCAAACCCTTCTCTGTACTTGAATTCAGCCTGGAGCACTATATACTGGTGGTGAGTATACAAATAAGTGAAAGAGGGCCTTTGCCAATCTGTTATCCATTGCTGAATTGAATTACTGGGCAAAAGTAGAAGAGGTTTACTGTTCCTAAATCACTGGAGGGGAAAATAAATAGGGCTCTGGCCTTGCTGCTTTCAAGAATGGCCGGATCTGTGTGTGACATGCACACCCCTCTTCATGGGACATTCAAAGTGGGGGTCAGGAGTTACTTTTGAATCCTCTGCAAAATTGGCAGGAAGCACATTACTCACCATGGCAGGAGAAAGCTAAGCacccattttgaaacagaaatgtCTTACTAAGCTAACTCTGAAGAGAAATTACTACAGAAAAATGGTTGGGCCCCAAGAGTCACAGTGGGGTGTTCTCAAAGGCAGGCTCTCAAGAAGACTTTTCAAAGCTACTGTTCCCTGGGAGGGCTAACTGCTCTGCCTTCTCTGTTCttcaaagggtttttaaaaatatatatacagaaaTAGTAAAGTTGCAAccaaagaaataaaagcagaatATTTTTctcatagggctgccaggcctcctgccagcagccctggTCGCCCACTCCTGCTCCAAGTGGCAAtggaagaaagatttttttaaacagtgaCATTGGCTGTGACACTGTCATTTTCAGGGGAAACCAAGAAGTGACATAGAACAGCTCTAGGGATCACTGAAACCCTTGCAATTCCTAGAGCgtttttgtcacttctgggttttccctgaaagtgattTAGTGACGCACCCGCCATCCTCCCCTCCaacacccaaccccccccccccaccagttgcCAGTCCACCTGGCCTAGCAACCCTGTTTTCTAACTTAGTGCTTTCCTTACATGACATAGGCTGATGTTTATAACTTATTTGATTACAGGAAATCCATTGCAAAGTAGAGTTTAAAATGAAAATCCTCTATCTGCTTCTTTAGCAGAAAAAGCCGTATGGAAATCAAGGGCAACACAACAAAAATAGGCTCCTCCGGGGACTACAATAACCAGCAGGGGAAACCCCACCCACTAGAGGAATATCTCATATACAGAAATGTTATAATGaatcatatatacatatatttataaagtgacaagtgcatgAAGTGTATAAATAACTCCTtcctataaatatataaataagagtAATAGAAATATACATATACAATATCCTCCAATACATCCAATCCacataatatatacaataaatacagtaacacCAATTTCAGAACACATTCATGTTTTCCCAAGAAATGGCCATCAATTGAGAGTTTGCTGCTTAAGAAAACACTGGGTGTTTCGGTCAGGATGAGAGTTGTTGGATATCTTGTCTGCGCTTGAAAAAGTTATTTATACGAAATAAGTTAAATGGGCTGGCTGCTCATCAGGCCCCGTTTGCAGTTTTTGACCTGTAGAAAGAACATAAAGAAGATTATTTTCACAATGGAAAGTTGGTCTGGCACCAACCTGTTTGTCTTCCAAGGATGGTGTTTGTCACCTTAAAACTTCATTCCAGCATCTCtgcaagaaaaggaaagaaaaagttaTTCTTAATTTGAAAATGGCCATACACATGCATCCATTAATGTGTTCTGAAATTGATGTTACTTACtgtattaattgtatttattatgtggATTAGATGTATTGGAGAATATTATTACTGGAATGCTATTActgttattatatatttataggaAGTTTATTCACTTcatgcacttgtcactttataaatatatgtatatatgattCATTATAACATTTCTGTATATGAGATATTCCCTTAATGGGTGGTGATCCCCTGCTGGTTATTGTATGGAAATCAAGGAGCAAGCTTTTACAAACTCCAGATTGAAGTCAATTGAGCAACAGACTTGGCTGCATCATATAGAAGAACTTGACTGTAAGCTAGCCCCAAGGTACAGTACAATCCTGGAAGGTAGGACAAGTTTATGCTTGTCCTAGCAGGACAATACACAGCAGGAAACAACAGCCAGTAGCAAACAATCCCAGCATGACCAGTGCAGGCCCAGACTGTAAAGATGATTATGTTTAAGTCAGTCTACTTAATATTATGCATAAATAACTCAACATGACATGTCCTTTGTGATGCTTGAAAATGATTGCCTAAACTGGGGTATTTTGGTACTGTGACGTGGAACAGTCAGGAGCACTCACTTGGCTGTTATTTGTAGTGGTTTTGCAAATCCACTAAGACAGATTACATGAATTCAAGTTGTTCCATTTTATTGATTCTCCCTATCCGTTCTCCTGCCAGCCATGCCCTTGAATCCTATACTGCTCTTCCCTATCATAAGCGCAGTCCCTGTCCTTCAAATCCAGTGAACCGACCAGCTTACCAAGGAAGTAACCCTATCAGTGACATCTGGGCCATCCATGCACTGCGGATCGTtgccaaatatttaaaaaggtaAACTTTATCTAATGACCCTCTATCTCCTCTATAAAATGTATTCCCATAGTATGCCCACAGACAAAAAATAATCTAAGTCTAGGCTTGAATAAATAGAGTCTTATTTTGTTAGGATAAGTAAAATCCTTACAATGGATTTCTGGATTCAGAAAATACAAAATGCCTCTTAGAACATTTTGCTTCCTAGTGCAAGTTTCAATAGGATAACATGTAGACGTGCAAAGCAGCTCAAATACATGTCACAGAGTTACATAACTGAGGCCTCTATTGTAAAAAGAAACCTACAAACGAGGGATGTAAACTTTGGGTTAAGGATACGGGTTATGGCCTGATTCTGGATGTTTTGGCATTTTCGAATCAGCCTCAGAATTGCTAAAGCAATtcag is a genomic window containing:
- the ADHFE1 gene encoding hydroxyacid-oxoacid transhydrogenase, mitochondrial isoform X3 translates to MAISNIRYGEGVTKEVGMDLQNLNARKVCVMTDKNLCQLPPMKAVLDSLTKNSITFQVYDNVRVEPTDQSFMDAIEFCKKEEFDSYVAVGGGSVIDTCKCADLYASSPESEFLDYVNAPIGKGKPVKVTLKPLIAVPTTAGTGSETTGVAIFDYKELQVKTGIASRAIKPSLGLVDPSHTLHMPERVMANSGFDVLCHALESYTALPYHKRSPCPSNPVNRPAYQGSNPISDIWAIHALRIVAKYLKRAIRNPEDREARAHMHLASAFAGIGFGNAGVHLCHGMSYPISGLVKNYKAKDYHVDHSLVPHGLSVVLTSPAVFTFTAPMCPERHLEAAQIMGANTSTARIKDAGLILADTLRKFLFDLNVDDGLAALGYSKADIPSFVKGTLPQERVTKLSPRPQTEEDLSALFEASMKLY